The segment GGATAAAAGGCAGAGGCATCATGAATTTCTTGATTTTGTTTACCATGTTATTTGGCGGCGGGATGATCCCTACGTATTTGATTGTGAAATCTTTAGGGTTAATCGATACTTATTGGGCACTGTGGCTGGTTATGGCGGTTGCGCCTTTTTACTTCATAGTCATGCGTAGTTTCTTTAGAACTATTCCGATTGAGCTGGAGGAAGCTGGTCGAATTGACGGATGTAGTGAATGGAGAATTTTTTGGAATATTTATCTTCCTCTTTCAAAGGCAGCGATCGCTACATTCACTTTGTTTTACTTTGTACAAAACTGGAATCTGTATTTTCCAGCAATCCTATATTTAGATGACAGTAATAAATGGCCTTTGCAGGTATTCCTGAGACAAATGCTCATTGATGACGATTCCAGTGCAGGTGCTGGTCTCGTGCAGGCTATTGAATATACACCGGCTGCGAAAATGGCTGCAATTCTTTTGACAGCTCTGCCTCTTCTCGTAGTGTATCCGTTTCTTCAAAAGTATTTTAATAAAGGAATGCTGCTAGGTTCCGTAAAGGGGTAAGGCAGTCCATTTAATAGTAAAAGGGAGACGAGATCTAACATGAAAAAAATATATGTAATGATTTCATGGATAGCCTTGATTGTGCTGGCTATCGGTTGCAGCGGAGAAAAAAGTGATTCTGCAAATCCGAATGATGCGAACCAGCAAGCAGGCGCTAAAAACACAGAAAAAATAAAGATAAGTCTTCTTGCACCTTCCTACTCAGGAGGGGGCTGGCCAGATAATAATCATCCGATCATTAAATTTATCAATGACAAATTTAATATTGACTTAGATGTTCAATGGATTCCGGGTCCCAATTACGACGAAAAGTTAAACGTGCTTGCTGCTTCAGGGAATTTGCCTGATATTTACACAATCCTCCCTTCCAGTGATTTGTACGAGAAGTGGCAAGGTGAAGGAGCGTTTGCAGAACTGCAAGATCGCTTGGACAGCTATCCAAATTTAAAGCAAGCCTTTCCAGATCCAATGTGGCAAATGAAAAACCCGAATGGGATCATCTATGGCCTCCCTAAAGGAGGACCTGTCAATCCGTATGCATATATTGTCAGGAAGGATTGGATGGAAAATTTAGGTTTAAGTATTCCTGATCCGGAAAATTTCACGGTCGAACAATTTTATGAAATTGCTAAAGCATTTGCACTGAATGATCCTGATCAAAATGGCAAAAAAGATACAATCGGCATATCATTCAACAGTGGATTTGGGGGAGAGGCCCCGCTTAGGTATGCATTTGGATTATCGCCGGGATGGCAGGAAATTGACGGTCAACTTGTGCCGTGGCAGGTTCAGTCCTCAGAGCTTAAAAATTATTTAACATTTCTGAATACTGCTTATGAAGAAGGGGTCCTGGATAAGGATTTCCCGCTGAACACAGGCAAAGACATTCAAGACAAGCTTTCATCCGGTAAGCTCGGATTATTTGATCATATTCCAATTAACATGATTGATAATGAGATGAAGCTTAAACAATCGACACCAGAGGCAGAGTTTATCCAGATTCCTCCACCCAAAGGAGCTTCAGGAATTCAGTACAATCAGTCGCAAACACTTGCCCATAAAATTGTCTTAAACGGCAAGTTGGATGATGCCAAGCTTCAACGCATACTGGAGTTATTTGATTGGTGGGTTACCGAAGAAGGAACAGACATTATAAGAAATGGACCTCCAGGTGTTTATTACACTGAAAAAGAAGACGGGACGTATGAACCCACGGAGGCAGCTATTAATGAGGGAAACCGGATTTCGATTTTAAACAATTGGTTTTTTAGGACGATTGCCAATGATCATGATGTGTATAAATGGGACTCTAAAGAAAAGAGAGATCGCGTGACTACCTTTATGGAACAGGCGGCAGTGTATGCTTCACCTATAGACCCAGTGCCGGGTATTGCCAATCAGTCTCCTGCATATGCGAAGCAATTCAGTGCAATTAATAATGAATTTCTTCAAAGTGTGTATAAAATTATCATTGGAGAACAATCTTTAGACAGCATTGATGCTGCTATTGCGAAATGGAGAGCGAATGGCGGAGATCAAATCATTAAAGAGATTAACGAAGCCTATCAATCGGTAAAATAGTTTTAACTTGGAGGCGTCCCTTAAAAGGGCGTCTCTTTTACTTGTGTTGGAACATATATCATCAGAATGAGAATGTATAAGATATCTTGCGATAGTGTAAAAAACAGGTGATGTATTTGATATAAGATAAAAATGTAAAGAAGATATTTCAGATTTATGAAAACGCATTCTTTACAGGGAGTGTATGAAGAACAAATTAAAGGGAGAGGGTTGTATGAAAAAGTTTCTTTGTCTGATGATGATCGTAACGATTGTGACGTCAGCAGGCTGTAGCGGGCAAAACAATGGCAGTAATAATTCCCCTGCAGATGTTAAAACAACACAAACAGATTCGGTTAAAGGGAAACAAGCTGATTCAGAGGAAAAGCTGAGTATTAGCATGCTAGCTCCATCCTATGCAGGAGGAGGATGGCCTGACAGTAACCATCCTACTATCCAATATTTGAACGAGAAATTCAATATTGAACTGGATGTACAGTGGATTCCGGGAGCAAATTATGACGAGAAAATTAACGTGTTAGCAGCATCAGGTAACTTGCCAGATGTTTACACCATACTTCCTGCCAGTGATCTGTATGTGAAATGGCAGGGAGAAGGAGCATTTGCAGAGCTTCAAGATTATGTGGATGACTATCCTAATCTGAAAAATGCTTTTTCAGAAGAAGTATGGCAAATGAAAAATCCTAAAGGTATTACTTACGGCATTCCTAAAGGAGGGCCCACGAATCCAGTAGCCTACGTAGTTAGAAAAGATTGGCTAGACAATTTAGGTTTAACGATACCGGATGCAGATCGCTTTACAGTTGATGAGTTTTATAAAATCGCAAAGGCGTTTGCATTGGAAGATCCTGATCAAGACGGTAAACAAAATACAGTAGGATTTACGTTTAATCAGGAATTCGGCCAGGAGGCTTCATTGAGATATGCGTTTGGATTGTCGCCTGGATGGCAGGAGATGGATGGGGAATTGGTTCCATGGCAAGCGCAGACCAAGGAATTGAAAAGCTATTTAGCTTTTTTGCAAAAGGCTTATGCAGAGGGAGTGCTGGATAAGGACTTTCCTTTAAATGAAGGCAATGATATTCAAGAAAAAGCAAGCTCCGGAAAGTTAGGTCTGGATTACGCGATTCCGGTGGCGATGCTAAGACATGAAGCAAAGCTCAAAGAGACCACACCTGAGGCAGAATTTGTACAGATCCCCCCACCAAAAGGTCAAACAGGGATTCAATTCAATGACACAATGGAGCTCGAACATAAGATTGTTCTGAACAGCAAAATGAATGAAGATAAGATTCGTCGTATCCTTGCTATGTTTGATTGGTGGGTCACCGAAGAAGGCGTCGATGTCATTAAGAATGGACCACCTGAAGTATATTACACGGCAAAAGGCGATGGTACGTTTGAAGCTAATGAAGCTGCGAAGAGTGAAGGTAATCGTATTGCCATCCTCAACAACTGGTTTTTCAGAGGCGTCGCTAATGATTTTGATGTGTATAAATGGGATTCTAAAGAATACCGTGAACGAATGGTAGGGCATATGGAGCAAGCAGAGGCATTTGCTGCACCGATGGACCCCGCGGAAGGAATTACTCATTTATCACCAACCTATGCCAAAAAGTATGACGAGATTAACAAGAAGTTTCTATCGAGTGTCTATAACATCATTTTGGGTAAGGCTCCAGTTGATCATATTGATGATGCTGTCGCAACCTGGAACAAGGAAGGCGGTGAACAGATTATCAAGGAAATCAATGAAGCATATCAAAGCATAAAGTAACAAATTGACATCAGGGTTAGAAGTCAGAATCAGGGTCTGTCAATAAGTTTGTGTAAACTCTAAATCAAGAGTTCCCCTGTTTAGAGAAGAAGATGCTCTTTAAGGCAGATGCTGGCCAATCCGTTCAGGATAAAAGACGGATAATTGAAGCAGGATCTGACCCCAGTTTTGGACTCGGCCTGTCCACTTGCGGGTGACATCGACCGTCACCAGATAGAGCATTTTGAGCAGCGATTCGTCCGTAGGAAAGATGCTTTTCCCTTTCGTTACTTTACGGAGTTGGCGGTGGTAGCTCTCAATCATATTGGTCGTATAAATAAGCTTGCGAAGCTCAGGCGGGTACTTAAAGAACGTGGCAAGTTCTTCCCAGTTGTTGCGCCAGGAACGGACAATGAGTGGATATTTGGCGCCCCAGATCTCCTCAAACCGATCCAATTCCAGCAGAGCCATCTCCTCTGTTGTGGCCTTGTAGATGGGCTTTAAATCCGAGGTCACCTTCTTGAGATCTTTGTAGGATACATAACGGGTGGAGTTGCGGATCTGGTGGATGATACATTTTTGGATTTCCGTGCTGGGATAGCATGCTGAAATCGCTTGTGAGAAGCCCGTAAGGTTATCTACACAAGTAATGAGAATGTCCTGAACACCGCGATTTTTCAATTCATTGAGCACACTGAGCCAGAACTTTGCAGACTCATTCTCACCAATCCACATGCCCAGGACGTCTTTGTTTCCATCCAAATCAATGCCAATGACCATGTAAGCAGCCTTGTTGACAATAGCCCCATCCTGTTTCACCTTGAAATGAATGGCGTCCAGAAACACCACAGCATACACGCTCTGTAGGGGGCGATTCTGCCACTCTTTCACGAGAGGGATAATCTTATTGGTCACGTTGGAGATGAAGGTCGGAGAGACATCGAGGCCGTACAGCTGCTGCAGATGGTCCTGAATCTCACGAGTGCTGATGCCTTTAGCATAGAGGGCGATAATTTGGTCCTCAATGCCTGTCACATTGGACTGATGTTTCTTGACCACTAACGGCTCAAACTCACCTTCACGGTCTCGAGGTACCAAAATTTGCTGCTCACCATATTCACTGGTGATCTTCTTTTTGCTCTTGCCGTTTCGGCTGTTTGTTGTCTGCTTGCTCTTCACGACATGCTTCTCGTAACCCAAATGCTGGTCCATTTCGGCCTCCAGCATTTCCTGAAGTGTTTCTGCAAACAGATCTTTCAAGGCGTTTTGTGCATCCTGCGCGGTCACCAGATTATTCTCCTTAATGAAGGCCCGCAGCTGTTGTTTATCCCAAAGTCTCATGTGTTCTCCCAACCTTTCTACTATGTTTCATT is part of the Paenibacillus algicola genome and harbors:
- a CDS encoding carbohydrate ABC transporter permease, yielding MSTLRVKKSESWIDVLVYTILTISSLLVLLPLFYIITTSFAPESEYLTRGFFILPNEWTLDGYLYLLTNPGFITAVKNAVIISVVGTLINISLTSLLAYGLSKSWIKGRGIMNFLILFTMLFGGGMIPTYLIVKSLGLIDTYWALWLVMAVAPFYFIVMRSFFRTIPIELEEAGRIDGCSEWRIFWNIYLPLSKAAIATFTLFYFVQNWNLYFPAILYLDDSNKWPLQVFLRQMLIDDDSSAGAGLVQAIEYTPAAKMAAILLTALPLLVVYPFLQKYFNKGMLLGSVKG
- a CDS encoding extracellular solute-binding protein, with translation MKKIYVMISWIALIVLAIGCSGEKSDSANPNDANQQAGAKNTEKIKISLLAPSYSGGGWPDNNHPIIKFINDKFNIDLDVQWIPGPNYDEKLNVLAASGNLPDIYTILPSSDLYEKWQGEGAFAELQDRLDSYPNLKQAFPDPMWQMKNPNGIIYGLPKGGPVNPYAYIVRKDWMENLGLSIPDPENFTVEQFYEIAKAFALNDPDQNGKKDTIGISFNSGFGGEAPLRYAFGLSPGWQEIDGQLVPWQVQSSELKNYLTFLNTAYEEGVLDKDFPLNTGKDIQDKLSSGKLGLFDHIPINMIDNEMKLKQSTPEAEFIQIPPPKGASGIQYNQSQTLAHKIVLNGKLDDAKLQRILELFDWWVTEEGTDIIRNGPPGVYYTEKEDGTYEPTEAAINEGNRISILNNWFFRTIANDHDVYKWDSKEKRDRVTTFMEQAAVYASPIDPVPGIANQSPAYAKQFSAINNEFLQSVYKIIIGEQSLDSIDAAIAKWRANGGDQIIKEINEAYQSVK
- a CDS encoding extracellular solute-binding protein, with product MKNKLKGEGCMKKFLCLMMIVTIVTSAGCSGQNNGSNNSPADVKTTQTDSVKGKQADSEEKLSISMLAPSYAGGGWPDSNHPTIQYLNEKFNIELDVQWIPGANYDEKINVLAASGNLPDVYTILPASDLYVKWQGEGAFAELQDYVDDYPNLKNAFSEEVWQMKNPKGITYGIPKGGPTNPVAYVVRKDWLDNLGLTIPDADRFTVDEFYKIAKAFALEDPDQDGKQNTVGFTFNQEFGQEASLRYAFGLSPGWQEMDGELVPWQAQTKELKSYLAFLQKAYAEGVLDKDFPLNEGNDIQEKASSGKLGLDYAIPVAMLRHEAKLKETTPEAEFVQIPPPKGQTGIQFNDTMELEHKIVLNSKMNEDKIRRILAMFDWWVTEEGVDVIKNGPPEVYYTAKGDGTFEANEAAKSEGNRIAILNNWFFRGVANDFDVYKWDSKEYRERMVGHMEQAEAFAAPMDPAEGITHLSPTYAKKYDEINKKFLSSVYNIILGKAPVDHIDDAVATWNKEGGEQIIKEINEAYQSIK
- a CDS encoding IS256 family transposase; translated protein: MRLWDKQQLRAFIKENNLVTAQDAQNALKDLFAETLQEMLEAEMDQHLGYEKHVVKSKQTTNSRNGKSKKKITSEYGEQQILVPRDREGEFEPLVVKKHQSNVTGIEDQIIALYAKGISTREIQDHLQQLYGLDVSPTFISNVTNKIIPLVKEWQNRPLQSVYAVVFLDAIHFKVKQDGAIVNKAAYMVIGIDLDGNKDVLGMWIGENESAKFWLSVLNELKNRGVQDILITCVDNLTGFSQAISACYPSTEIQKCIIHQIRNSTRYVSYKDLKKVTSDLKPIYKATTEEMALLELDRFEEIWGAKYPLIVRSWRNNWEELATFFKYPPELRKLIYTTNMIESYHRQLRKVTKGKSIFPTDESLLKMLYLVTVDVTRKWTGRVQNWGQILLQLSVFYPERIGQHLP